In the genome of Rhodoplanes sp. Z2-YC6860, one region contains:
- a CDS encoding response regulator, producing MPLAMTFKVLVVDDQLTMREVTRLALQEMGVRLIIDAENGDEAFKKATTQPLDMIISDFNMPGMDGLALLRAVRGHPAVRKLPFILVTGRGDNALVVSAAQAGVNNYIVKPFTAEMLREKVEAVVGKLS from the coding sequence ATGCCTCTCGCAATGACCTTCAAGGTCCTTGTCGTCGATGACCAGCTCACCATGCGCGAGGTCACTCGTCTCGCACTGCAGGAAATGGGCGTGCGGCTGATCATCGACGCGGAAAATGGCGACGAAGCCTTCAAGAAGGCGACGACGCAGCCGCTGGACATGATCATTTCCGACTTCAACATGCCGGGAATGGACGGGCTCGCGCTGTTGCGCGCCGTGCGTGGCCACCCTGCCGTTCGCAAGCTGCCGTTCATCCTGGTCACCGGACGCGGCGACAACGCGCTCGTGGTTTCGGCTGCGCAGGCCGGTGTGAACAACTACATCGTGAAGCCGTTCACCGCCGAAATGCTTCGCGAAAAGGTCGAGGCGGTCGTCGGCAAGCTGTCGTGA
- a CDS encoding hydantoinase B/oxoprolinase family protein encodes MDDITKTAPASKPAAKKAADPVITEIVRNSLVAVTEEMKINLMRTAYNMIIYEALDFTVGVFDARGNIVSIGLGLPMFIRGMSETVKAKLEHYGAENIEPGDILLTNDAYITGSHLNHMTFTAPVFHDGELVGFSCCMAHWPDVGGTIVEGTTDIYSEGLQMPIVKIYRKGVPNEELIDLIKMNVRLPERAMGDFRAQLAAVKTGEKRFAEMVKKYGRDDVLNGIEAIMDQSEAAARARVRAMPDGVYEAESFMDDDGINVGQRVPIKVRVEIKGEKMTVDLSGVSTQVQGFYNSGKTAGYSCCQVAFKCLTSSLDLPINEGQFRALDIVLPPGRVVSAVKPAAMRMWMTYPMTIVDTIFKALAPALPEQVIAGHHADLCVGRINGRRPKDDSFYIYLGGLIGGGWGAKYNSDGRNAVIAMNDGDTHNGPSEQVEAKYPLLVERYCLRPDSGGAGRYRGGLGAEQVVQARHPIRFSSLMERVRCKPWGLSGGLSGSGNAVALHRFGKDDETQFPSGKAMNQVLQPGDAYILRSGGGGGYGSPLERDLASLEHDVRCGYITRESAEKNYGAVFVADSLKLDIAATNARRAEMKRQGLPHDEPITEIIIPFPAAAQPQAPAPEHAKMTEEERVAFAMQCRCCR; translated from the coding sequence ATGGACGACATCACCAAGACCGCTCCGGCGAGCAAGCCGGCTGCCAAGAAGGCGGCCGATCCGGTCATTACCGAAATCGTCCGCAACAGCCTCGTCGCCGTGACCGAGGAAATGAAGATCAACCTTATGCGCACGGCCTACAACATGATCATCTACGAGGCCCTCGACTTCACGGTCGGCGTGTTCGACGCGCGCGGCAATATCGTGTCGATCGGGCTCGGCCTGCCGATGTTCATCCGCGGCATGAGCGAAACCGTGAAGGCCAAGCTCGAGCACTACGGCGCAGAGAACATCGAGCCCGGCGACATCCTGCTCACCAACGACGCCTACATCACCGGCTCGCACCTCAACCACATGACCTTCACGGCGCCGGTGTTCCACGACGGCGAGCTGGTCGGCTTCTCGTGCTGCATGGCGCACTGGCCGGACGTCGGCGGCACGATCGTCGAGGGCACCACCGACATCTATTCCGAGGGGCTGCAGATGCCCATCGTGAAGATCTATCGCAAGGGCGTGCCGAACGAAGAGCTGATCGACCTGATCAAGATGAACGTCCGCCTGCCCGAACGCGCGATGGGCGATTTCCGGGCCCAGCTCGCCGCGGTGAAGACCGGCGAGAAGCGCTTCGCCGAGATGGTCAAGAAATACGGCCGCGATGACGTGCTGAACGGCATCGAGGCGATCATGGATCAGAGCGAGGCCGCGGCGCGCGCCCGCGTCCGCGCCATGCCGGACGGCGTCTACGAGGCCGAGTCCTTCATGGACGACGACGGCATCAATGTCGGCCAGCGCGTGCCGATCAAGGTGCGCGTCGAGATCAAGGGCGAAAAGATGACCGTCGATCTGTCGGGCGTCTCGACGCAGGTGCAGGGCTTCTACAACTCCGGCAAGACCGCCGGCTATTCCTGCTGCCAGGTGGCGTTCAAGTGCCTCACCTCGTCGCTCGACCTGCCGATCAACGAAGGCCAGTTCCGCGCGCTCGACATCGTGCTGCCGCCGGGCCGTGTGGTCAGCGCCGTGAAGCCCGCCGCGATGCGCATGTGGATGACCTATCCGATGACAATCGTCGACACGATCTTCAAGGCGCTGGCGCCGGCGCTCCCCGAGCAGGTAATCGCCGGCCACCATGCCGACCTTTGCGTCGGCCGTATCAACGGCCGGCGGCCGAAGGACGACAGCTTCTACATCTATCTCGGCGGACTCATCGGCGGCGGCTGGGGCGCCAAATATAACAGCGACGGCCGCAACGCCGTGATCGCGATGAACGACGGCGACACTCACAACGGCCCCTCCGAGCAGGTCGAGGCCAAGTATCCGCTGCTGGTCGAGCGCTATTGCCTGCGGCCGGATTCCGGCGGCGCCGGGCGTTATCGCGGCGGGCTTGGCGCCGAACAGGTGGTGCAGGCGCGGCACCCGATCCGCTTCAGCTCGCTGATGGAGCGGGTGCGCTGCAAGCCCTGGGGCCTGTCCGGGGGCTTAAGCGGCTCGGGCAACGCCGTGGCGCTGCACCGCTTCGGCAAGGACGACGAGACGCAGTTCCCGAGCGGCAAGGCGATGAACCAGGTGCTGCAGCCAGGCGACGCCTACATCCTGCGCTCGGGCGGCGGCGGCGGCTATGGCTCGCCGCTGGAGCGCGATCTCGCTTCGCTCGAACACGATGTACGCTGCGGCTACATCACCAGGGAATCCGCCGAGAAGAACTACGGCGCGGTATTCGTGGCTGATTCGCTGAAGCTAGACATCGCGGCGACGAACGCGCGCCGCGCCGAGATGAAACGGCAGGGCCTGCCCCACGACGAGCCGATCACCGAGATCATCATCCCGTTCCCCGCGGCGGCCCAGCCCCAGGCGCCTGCGCCGGAGCACGCCAAGATGACCGAGGAAGAGCGCGTCGCCTTTGCGATGCAGTGCCGCTGCTGCCGATGA
- a CDS encoding chemoreceptor glutamine deamidase CheD has product MTVAAAAVARPAIRGRGSEEGMTGARKFFDSAAGAWLVKVYPGEYQVTSKPDETLVTVLGSCVSACIRDPVTGFGGMNHFMLAEDHDGKWGSEVMSARYGNYAMEKLINELVKSGCPRERMEIKVFGGGNVIESRQAVGTKNAEFVLRYLANEGLKCTAKDLGGDFPRRIQYTPATGRVVRRLLGRTDATPIAHDESEYLRNLKTEQTQSRAGEITLFGDK; this is encoded by the coding sequence GTGACGGTCGCTGCCGCCGCGGTTGCTCGGCCCGCGATCAGGGGCCGCGGTTCGGAAGAGGGGATGACGGGGGCGCGCAAGTTCTTCGACTCCGCCGCAGGCGCGTGGCTGGTGAAGGTGTATCCGGGCGAATACCAGGTCACGTCCAAGCCTGACGAAACGCTGGTGACGGTGCTGGGGTCGTGCGTCTCGGCGTGCATTCGCGATCCGGTGACCGGTTTCGGCGGAATGAATCACTTCATGCTGGCGGAAGACCATGACGGCAAATGGGGCTCCGAGGTGATGTCGGCCCGCTACGGCAACTACGCGATGGAGAAGCTGATCAACGAACTCGTCAAGTCGGGCTGTCCACGCGAACGCATGGAGATCAAGGTGTTCGGCGGCGGCAACGTCATCGAGAGCCGTCAGGCGGTCGGCACCAAGAACGCCGAATTCGTGCTGCGCTATCTCGCCAATGAAGGTCTCAAGTGCACGGCGAAGGACCTCGGCGGTGATTTTCCGCGGCGCATTCAATACACCCCGGCCACCGGCCGGGTGGTCCGTCGTCTGCTCGGCCGCACTGACGCGACGCCGATTGCGCACGACGAATCCGAGTATTTGCGAAATCTCAAAACTGAACAGACCCAGTCGCGGGCTGGCGAAATTACGTTATTCGGGGACAAGTAA
- a CDS encoding protein-glutamate methylesterase/protein-glutamine glutaminase, with protein MAKIRVLIVDDSSLIRQLLSMLLSSDPEIEVVGAAPDPYVARDMIKSLNPDVVTLDVEMPRMDGLSFLRKIMALHPLPVVMVSTLTQANADVTIQALEIGAVDFVAKPTSQLDKGMEMLASQLQAKIKEAARTKVYARPETVQEEQKPVSRPKSLGPTDKVVFVGASTGGVEALLKLLLGFPEDCPPILITQHMPERFTSSFAARLNNMCAMTVVEAANDQPVQQGHVYIAPGSHHLEIVRKLNRYVCQLNLDPPVSGHRPSVDVLFGSAAKVVGRKAVGAILTGMGKDGAQGLLEMRQAGAVTLGQDEKSSLIYGMPRAAFERGAVMKQVSLDRMAASILSACSDGAGAQDAAAEAGRKTLSR; from the coding sequence ATGGCCAAGATTCGTGTTTTGATCGTCGACGACTCGTCGTTGATCCGACAGCTCCTTTCGATGCTGCTGTCGTCCGATCCCGAGATCGAAGTCGTCGGCGCGGCGCCGGATCCCTATGTCGCGCGCGACATGATCAAGTCGCTCAATCCGGACGTCGTCACGCTCGACGTCGAGATGCCGCGAATGGATGGCTTGTCCTTCCTGCGCAAGATCATGGCGCTGCATCCGCTGCCGGTCGTGATGGTCTCGACGCTGACGCAGGCCAACGCCGACGTCACCATCCAGGCGCTGGAGATCGGCGCGGTCGACTTCGTCGCCAAGCCGACCTCGCAGCTCGACAAGGGCATGGAGATGCTCGCGAGCCAGCTCCAGGCCAAGATCAAGGAAGCGGCGCGCACCAAGGTCTACGCGCGTCCCGAGACCGTGCAGGAGGAGCAGAAGCCGGTCAGCCGTCCGAAATCGCTTGGGCCGACCGACAAGGTCGTCTTCGTCGGTGCGTCGACCGGCGGCGTCGAGGCGCTGTTGAAGCTCCTGCTCGGCTTCCCCGAGGATTGTCCGCCGATTCTGATCACCCAGCACATGCCGGAGCGCTTCACGTCTTCGTTCGCGGCGCGCCTTAACAACATGTGCGCGATGACGGTCGTCGAGGCGGCGAACGACCAGCCGGTGCAACAGGGCCACGTCTACATTGCGCCGGGTTCGCATCACCTCGAGATCGTTCGCAAGCTCAACCGCTATGTGTGCCAGCTCAATCTCGATCCGCCGGTCTCGGGCCACCGTCCGTCGGTCGACGTGCTGTTCGGCTCGGCCGCCAAGGTGGTCGGCCGCAAGGCAGTCGGAGCGATCCTCACCGGCATGGGCAAGGATGGTGCGCAGGGTCTGCTCGAAATGCGCCAGGCCGGCGCCGTGACGCTCGGCCAGGACGAGAAGTCATCGCTGATCTACGGCATGCCGCGCGCAGCGTTCGAACGCGGCGCGGTGATGAAGCAGGTCTCGCTCGACCGCATGGCGGCTTCGATCCTGTCGGCCTGCAGCGACGGCGCAGGCGCTCAAGATGCTGCGGCCGAAGCAGGCCGCAAGACTCTCTCCCGCTGA
- a CDS encoding response regulator, producing the protein MTEKQKTSINIRGLTFLIADSNAYFSSLCHSILRGFGATRVVEARDADDARKALVQHKIDLLLCDQRLPPGGGLEFTRWIRSDPTNEFRTIPILIMTSDTRSTVVANARDCGANMVLVKPVSPASLYDRLVWIAFNPRKFIDSKDYFGPDRRFKIEGYPNGVGRRAGDKAVDLGTATGPALSQSDIDALLKATRNG; encoded by the coding sequence ATGACCGAAAAACAAAAGACCAGCATCAACATCCGAGGTCTGACGTTTCTGATCGCGGACTCGAACGCTTATTTCTCATCGCTCTGCCACAGCATCCTTCGCGGCTTCGGCGCAACGCGCGTCGTCGAGGCGCGCGATGCCGACGATGCGCGCAAGGCGCTGGTTCAACACAAGATCGATCTGCTGCTGTGCGACCAGCGTTTGCCGCCAGGCGGCGGGCTGGAGTTCACGCGCTGGATCCGCTCCGATCCGACCAACGAATTCCGCACCATCCCGATCTTGATCATGACCAGCGACACGCGCTCGACAGTCGTGGCGAACGCGCGCGATTGCGGGGCCAACATGGTGCTGGTGAAGCCGGTATCGCCGGCAAGCCTCTACGATCGGCTGGTCTGGATCGCCTTCAATCCGCGCAAGTTCATCGACTCCAAGGATTACTTCGGGCCTGACCGGCGCTTCAAAATCGAAGGCTATCCCAATGGCGTCGGCCGCCGGGCCGGCGACAAGGCCGTCGATCTCGGCACGGCGACGGGACCCGCGCTGTCGCAAAGCGACATCGACGCCCTTCTCAAAGCCACCAGAAACGGCTGA
- a CDS encoding CheR family methyltransferase, with protein sequence MANPQPNQDALDFGPEGAPYGREFQFSDADFRSLVALARERTGISLSDSKRNLIYSRLSRRLRALGMMSFRSYREYLNSPDGEQEIESFINSISTNLTKFFRESHHFDHLRDRVALPFSQASSSRPGQRLRIWSAGCSTGEEPYTIAAVLRRGIPDVERHDVKILATDIDTDVLSKGANGEYPAASIDDIPENYRSLFQPKGSRGTALVIGGELKSLISFRHLNLMVHPWPMRGLFDAIFCRNVMIYFDGPTKAALIDRFVEQLKPGGWLYIGHSESLLGTHTHLSHAGRTIYRRNS encoded by the coding sequence ATGGCAAATCCGCAGCCCAACCAAGACGCCCTGGACTTCGGTCCCGAGGGCGCACCTTATGGTCGCGAATTCCAGTTCTCCGATGCAGATTTCCGCAGTCTCGTCGCGCTGGCGCGCGAGCGGACCGGCATCTCGCTGTCCGACAGCAAGCGCAACCTGATCTACAGCCGCCTTTCGCGGCGGCTGCGCGCGCTGGGCATGATGTCGTTCCGCTCCTATCGCGAGTATCTCAATTCGCCCGACGGCGAGCAGGAGATCGAGAGCTTCATCAACTCGATCTCGACCAATCTGACGAAGTTCTTCCGCGAGTCGCATCACTTCGACCATCTGCGCGATCGCGTCGCGCTGCCGTTCTCGCAGGCCTCATCGAGCCGGCCCGGGCAGCGGCTGCGCATCTGGTCGGCGGGCTGCTCGACTGGCGAGGAGCCCTACACGATCGCCGCCGTCCTGCGTCGCGGGATCCCCGACGTCGAGCGTCACGATGTCAAGATTCTCGCCACCGACATCGACACCGACGTCCTGTCGAAGGGCGCCAATGGCGAATATCCCGCCGCGTCGATCGACGACATTCCGGAAAATTATCGCAGCCTGTTCCAGCCAAAGGGCAGCCGCGGCACTGCACTCGTGATCGGCGGTGAGTTGAAGTCGCTGATCAGTTTCCGGCACCTGAACCTGATGGTGCATCCCTGGCCGATGCGCGGCCTGTTCGACGCGATCTTCTGCCGGAACGTGATGATCTATTTCGACGGACCGACCAAGGCCGCGCTGATCGACCGCTTCGTCGAGCAGCTCAAGCCCGGCGGCTGGCTCTATATCGGCCATTCGGAATCGCTGCTCGGCACGCATACCCACCTGAGTCATGCAGGGCGTACCATCTATCGGAGAAATTCGTGA
- a CDS encoding chemotaxis protein CheA translates to MSGFEQLKITFFEECNELLQNLEGGLADIREGTTTEDTVHAIFRAVHSIKGGAGVFGFSELIEFAHVFETVMDEVRKGNLATSPDVVDVLLRANDTLADLVDMARKGDPVAPGFGGDVRHSLNALLSGGSETAKKPAQAAAAAPKQETEEFSFTVVKADNFDDAPQTDQVHVYSIAFRPKPDIFKKNIDPGFLLNVLRSMGKLDLFADTSGLPPLAELEHDSLHLSWNGTLETTSPRAEIESIFAPVAADCEFVLSDLTPGAAEPAVEVVPIAPEPAAKPAPVAAPAPVAAAPAPIVPAPIVPAPMAPAPIVSAPVAAEAPPPQQEATPLAQAVPANGKEPRGAAAKQASSVTIRVELEKIDRVVNMVGELVIAQAMLHQVVDELPEQTSARVSNILSDLVRHTRGLKDSVMAIRAQPVSSVFQRMPRLVRELSAKTGKKVQIEMVGETTEVDKTIIERLSDPLTHIIRNSIDHGIETPADRMAKGKHEEGTIRMSAEQRGGRIVIEISDDGGGINCERVLKKAREKGLVDPNAVLTDDEICNLIFLPGFSTAETVSDISGRGVGMDVVRRNIQDLGGRTTIKSEFGRGTVIQLSLPLTLAVMDGLVVEVAKQTYVLPIPNIVECLRPGQDEIHRVIGAAGALNLRGDIVPLIYLADVLGMNQTVQERTNGVVIITEASDGTRMGLIVDELLGHQQVVIKSIEENCGSVQGIAGATILGDGHVAFILDIEMLSSMTCADGRNLLPTATDGTANAARLN, encoded by the coding sequence ATGTCTGGGTTCGAACAACTCAAGATCACGTTTTTCGAAGAATGCAACGAGCTCCTTCAGAATCTGGAGGGCGGGCTCGCGGATATTCGCGAAGGTACCACCACCGAGGACACCGTCCACGCCATCTTTCGCGCGGTCCACTCGATCAAAGGCGGCGCCGGCGTCTTCGGCTTCTCCGAACTGATCGAATTCGCCCATGTGTTCGAGACCGTCATGGACGAGGTCCGCAAAGGCAACCTGGCGACGAGTCCGGATGTCGTCGACGTGCTGCTGCGCGCCAATGACACGCTCGCCGATCTGGTCGACATGGCCCGCAAGGGCGACCCTGTCGCGCCCGGCTTCGGCGGTGACGTGCGGCATTCGCTCAACGCGCTGCTGAGCGGCGGCAGCGAAACCGCCAAGAAGCCTGCACAAGCCGCCGCTGCGGCGCCCAAGCAGGAGACCGAGGAATTCAGCTTCACGGTGGTCAAGGCCGACAACTTTGACGACGCGCCGCAGACCGATCAGGTGCACGTCTACTCGATCGCGTTCCGGCCGAAGCCCGATATCTTCAAGAAGAACATCGATCCGGGCTTCCTGCTCAACGTGCTGCGTTCGATGGGCAAGCTCGATCTGTTCGCCGACACGTCCGGGCTTCCACCGCTGGCGGAGCTCGAGCACGACAGCTTGCACTTGAGCTGGAACGGCACGCTCGAAACCACCTCGCCGCGCGCCGAGATCGAATCGATCTTCGCGCCGGTCGCGGCCGATTGCGAATTCGTTCTGTCCGATCTGACCCCCGGTGCCGCGGAGCCTGCCGTAGAAGTGGTGCCGATTGCTCCGGAGCCCGCTGCGAAACCGGCACCAGTGGCTGCTCCGGCGCCGGTTGCTGCCGCTCCTGCGCCCATAGTTCCGGCGCCCATAGTTCCTGCGCCGATGGCTCCCGCGCCCATAGTTTCCGCGCCGGTGGCTGCGGAGGCACCGCCACCACAGCAGGAAGCCACTCCGCTGGCTCAGGCTGTGCCCGCCAACGGCAAGGAGCCGCGCGGCGCGGCTGCGAAGCAGGCGTCCTCGGTCACCATCCGCGTCGAGCTGGAAAAGATCGACCGCGTGGTGAACATGGTCGGCGAGCTCGTCATCGCGCAGGCGATGCTGCATCAGGTCGTCGACGAGCTGCCGGAGCAGACCAGCGCTCGCGTGTCCAACATCCTGTCCGATCTGGTCCGTCACACCCGCGGCCTCAAGGACAGCGTGATGGCGATCCGCGCGCAGCCGGTGAGCTCGGTGTTCCAGCGGATGCCGCGTCTCGTGCGCGAGCTGTCCGCCAAGACCGGCAAGAAGGTTCAGATCGAGATGGTCGGTGAGACGACCGAGGTCGACAAGACCATCATCGAGCGGCTCAGCGATCCGCTGACCCACATCATCCGGAACTCGATCGATCATGGCATCGAGACGCCGGCCGACCGCATGGCCAAAGGCAAGCACGAGGAGGGCACGATCCGGATGTCGGCCGAGCAGCGCGGCGGCCGCATCGTCATCGAAATCTCCGACGACGGCGGCGGTATCAATTGCGAACGCGTCCTGAAGAAAGCCAGGGAAAAGGGTCTGGTCGATCCCAACGCGGTTCTGACCGACGACGAGATCTGCAACCTGATCTTCCTGCCGGGCTTCTCCACCGCAGAAACCGTTTCCGACATTTCGGGCCGCGGTGTCGGCATGGACGTGGTTCGCCGCAACATTCAGGATCTCGGCGGCCGCACCACCATCAAATCCGAGTTCGGCCGCGGTACGGTCATTCAGCTGTCGCTGCCATTGACGCTGGCCGTCATGGACGGGCTGGTGGTCGAGGTCGCGAAGCAGACCTACGTGCTGCCGATCCCCAACATCGTGGAATGCCTGCGGCCCGGTCAGGACGAAATCCATCGCGTGATCGGCGCGGCCGGTGCGCTCAACCTGCGTGGCGATATCGTGCCGCTGATCTATCTGGCGGATGTGCTGGGTATGAATCAGACCGTGCAGGAGCGCACCAACGGCGTCGTGATCATCACCGAAGCCAGCGATGGAACCCGGATGGGCCTCATCGTCGACGAACTGCTCGGCCACCAGCAGGTCGTCATCAAGAGCATCGAGGAGAATTGCGGAAGCGTGCAGGGCATTGCCGGTGCGACGATTCTGGGCGACGGACACGTCGCTTTCATCCTCGATATCGAAATGCTGTCCAGCATGACCTGCGCGGACGGCCGGAATCTCCTACCCACTGCAACCGATGGAACAGCGAACGCAGCCCGACTCAACTGA
- a CDS encoding methyl-accepting chemotaxis protein, with amino-acid sequence MFALKSKLNLRIGAKLAVMQGIGVMLVVGMIANSIYGQSTIKSATESATTQQALALDMSDARSAIRIMAIRVRDIRLAQESVDIDAAVKGIEEQQNLANKLIKDSIPKVRIAENRERLEKAAALLDEYAAVAKQVAGIRSKVMGLDVGSVRLVTADEEASRVARERITPLAGKLNEAIDKAADSAKETAGQEIANAEAAATSAQNIGLVIGGIVVLMMLGSAVFGAMSIARPLRKMSDVLVELTHDRVVDVPFTARQDEIGDIARATDIFKDSIAEKVVNFRIKTALDNIASNVMMADENYNISYMNKAMVAMAHEAEADLRKGLPQFDASKLLGANMDIFHKNPAHQRGVLDKLTSSYETHITVGPRKFQLVATPVIDKNGTRLGYLVDWKDETAEKAIETEVSEIVAAAVAGDFGNRIAVEGKKGFMLNLSNSVNSLCETTSTVLNDLVSVLSALASGDLTKRIHADYQGTFGQLKDDANAMAEKLTTIVSQIKAGTGEVAGAAAEISGGTTDLSQRTEEQAASLEQTSASMEEISSTVKKNAENAQQANQSASSTREVANRGGEVVAQAVVAMSRIEESSRKISDIISVIDEIARQTNLLALNAAVEAARAGDAGRGFAVVASEVRSLAQRSSQAAKDIKDLINNSTSQVKDGVELVNRAGQQLKEIVESINGVASIVSEIASASAEQANGIDQVNKALNQMDEVTQQNSALVEQNAAAAKTLEQQAATMNERVAFFTLDDTEVAVARHVQAPAIPAAKAPPARAPKAAPAAHRANGRGPVGRMQSALATALKDDPDDWKEF; translated from the coding sequence ATGTTCGCACTCAAGTCCAAGCTCAATCTTCGAATAGGCGCCAAGCTCGCCGTGATGCAGGGCATCGGCGTGATGCTGGTCGTCGGCATGATCGCCAATTCGATCTATGGTCAGTCGACCATCAAGAGCGCCACCGAGTCGGCAACCACGCAGCAGGCCCTCGCGCTCGACATGAGCGATGCCCGCTCCGCGATCCGGATCATGGCCATCCGCGTGCGCGACATCCGGCTTGCGCAGGAAAGCGTCGATATCGATGCCGCAGTGAAGGGCATCGAAGAGCAGCAAAACCTGGCGAACAAGCTGATAAAAGACAGCATTCCCAAGGTGCGCATCGCGGAAAATCGCGAGCGTCTGGAGAAGGCGGCCGCGTTGCTTGACGAATACGCGGCGGTGGCCAAGCAGGTCGCCGGGATCCGGTCCAAGGTCATGGGTCTGGATGTTGGCTCGGTGCGCCTTGTCACAGCGGATGAAGAGGCTTCGCGCGTCGCACGGGAGCGCATCACTCCGCTGGCCGGAAAGCTGAACGAGGCGATCGACAAGGCGGCGGACAGTGCCAAGGAGACCGCTGGACAAGAGATCGCCAACGCCGAAGCCGCTGCGACCTCCGCGCAAAACATCGGCCTGGTGATCGGCGGCATCGTCGTGCTGATGATGCTGGGTTCGGCGGTGTTCGGCGCGATGTCGATCGCCCGTCCGCTGCGCAAGATGTCGGACGTGCTGGTCGAGCTGACGCATGACCGTGTCGTCGACGTGCCGTTCACGGCGCGTCAGGACGAGATCGGCGATATCGCCAGAGCGACCGATATCTTCAAGGATTCGATCGCCGAGAAGGTGGTCAACTTCCGCATCAAGACCGCGCTCGACAACATCGCGTCGAACGTGATGATGGCCGATGAGAACTACAACATCAGCTACATGAACAAGGCGATGGTGGCCATGGCGCACGAGGCGGAAGCCGATCTGCGCAAGGGGCTGCCGCAATTTGACGCCAGCAAGCTGCTCGGCGCCAACATGGACATCTTCCACAAAAATCCGGCGCATCAGCGCGGCGTGCTGGACAAACTGACGAGCAGCTACGAAACGCACATCACGGTCGGCCCCCGCAAATTCCAGTTGGTCGCGACGCCGGTCATCGACAAGAACGGCACGCGGCTTGGCTATCTCGTCGACTGGAAGGACGAGACCGCCGAGAAGGCGATCGAGACCGAGGTCTCGGAGATCGTTGCCGCGGCCGTGGCGGGCGACTTCGGCAATCGGATCGCGGTCGAGGGCAAGAAGGGCTTCATGCTCAACCTGTCCAACTCGGTGAACTCGCTGTGCGAGACCACCTCGACCGTGTTGAACGACCTCGTATCCGTGCTGAGCGCGCTCGCTTCGGGCGACCTCACCAAGCGCATCCACGCCGATTATCAGGGCACCTTCGGGCAGCTCAAGGACGACGCCAACGCCATGGCGGAGAAGCTCACCACCATCGTGTCCCAGATCAAGGCGGGCACCGGCGAGGTGGCGGGTGCTGCAGCGGAAATCTCCGGCGGCACGACCGACCTGTCGCAGCGCACCGAGGAGCAGGCGGCGAGCCTCGAGCAGACCTCGGCTTCGATGGAGGAGATTTCCTCCACCGTGAAGAAGAACGCCGAGAACGCCCAGCAGGCCAATCAATCCGCGTCCAGCACCCGCGAGGTCGCCAATCGCGGCGGCGAGGTGGTGGCGCAGGCTGTCGTTGCGATGTCCCGCATCGAGGAGTCGTCGCGCAAGATTTCCGACATCATCAGCGTCATCGACGAGATCGCGCGGCAGACCAACCTGCTGGCGCTCAACGCGGCGGTCGAGGCGGCGCGCGCCGGCGACGCCGGCCGCGGCTTCGCGGTGGTCGCCTCCGAAGTCCGCAGCCTCGCGCAGCGCTCGTCGCAGGCCGCCAAAGACATCAAGGATCTCATCAACAACAGCACCAGCCAGGTCAAGGACGGTGTTGAGCTCGTCAATCGCGCCGGCCAGCAACTCAAGGAGATCGTCGAGTCGATCAACGGCGTGGCGTCCATCGTGTCGGAGATCGCCAGCGCGAGCGCCGAGCAGGCCAACGGCATCGATCAGGTCAACAAGGCCCTCAACCAGATGGACGAGGTCACCCAGCAGAACTCCGCGCTGGTCGAACAGAACGCCGCGGCTGCCAAGACTCTGGAGCAGCAGGCTGCGACCATGAACGAGCGCGTGGCCTTCTTCACGCTCGACGACACCGAAGTTGCGGTTGCGCGTCATGTTCAAGCGCCGGCGATTCCGGCCGCAAAGGCTCCGCCGGCGCGTGCGCCGAAGGCCGCACCCGCTGCGCACCGCGCCAACGGTCGCGGTCCGGTCGGAAGGATGCAATCCGCGCTCGCCACGGCGCTCAAGGACGATCCGGACGACTGGAAAGAGTTCTGA
- a CDS encoding response regulator — MKRILTIDDSKTMRDMLMLTLSNSGFEVLQAVDGLDGLDVLGRETVDVVITDINMPKLDGYGVIQHMRERPEYDDLPILVLTTESDQEKKERARKLGATGFIIKPFNPTGLVDVLRKVAA, encoded by the coding sequence ATGAAGCGCATTCTGACCATCGATGACTCCAAGACGATGCGCGACATGCTGATGCTGACGCTGTCGAACAGCGGCTTCGAGGTGCTTCAGGCGGTCGATGGCCTCGACGGGCTCGACGTGCTGGGTCGCGAAACGGTCGACGTGGTCATCACCGACATCAACATGCCGAAGCTCGACGGCTACGGCGTCATCCAGCACATGCGGGAGCGGCCGGAATACGACGATCTGCCGATCCTGGTGCTGACCACCGAAAGCGACCAGGAAAAGAAAGAGCGGGCCCGCAAGCTCGGTGCGACCGGCTTCATCATCAAGCCGTTCAATCCGACGGGATTGGTCGACGTGCTTCGAAAAGTCGCCGCCTGA